In a single window of the Terriglobus roseus genome:
- a CDS encoding CsbD family protein, with protein sequence MKAFPWLIAGLTIGAAVAVILNEPAPAYADPDVESAANKAGAWGAKQRVTGSGGSILGAAKQKIGEATGNYDLADEGAGDQLVGHVKDAAGKIAGGVSDALKDINRS encoded by the coding sequence ATGAAAGCTTTCCCGTGGTTGATTGCAGGTCTTACCATCGGCGCGGCCGTCGCCGTGATTCTGAATGAGCCGGCACCCGCCTACGCCGATCCCGATGTAGAGAGTGCTGCGAACAAAGCCGGTGCATGGGGAGCAAAGCAGCGCGTGACCGGCAGTGGCGGCAGCATCCTGGGCGCGGCCAAGCAGAAGATTGGTGAGGCCACCGGAAATTACGACCTGGCAGATGAAGGTGCAGGCGACCAGCTGGTCGGCCACGTGAAAGATGCAGCAGGCAAGATCGCAGGCGGCGTCAGCGACGCTCTGAAAGACATTAACCGCTCGTAG
- a CDS encoding carbohydrate binding family 9 domain-containing protein, with protein MNLFPHTSARPVFPYATLLAAIGLLMCAPVRVHAQDSANSQSGVRASRTPASPREVHGANLRATVPKLDRDVTLDDFDGMNPSAWVRAHMAPVEGFVQNSPIDNAPPSERTNVWLGRTATTFFAVFVCYDHHPETIRGHLARRENIEADDSVGILLDPLQDRRRGVLFQVNPAGVQEDSNWVDPGNSDNSYDQVWNSDARRTSQGWIAMMAIPFRSIRSRADAPEWGVVLRRDLPRNSETDYWPRVTQSISGTLSQEGTLLGMQGASSHNIQLNPYGIAHRIKQLNNDDPNNPFFSNRNLGGTAGGDIKAVVKDTIVLDGTINPDFSQIESDQPQFRVNQRFALYYPELRPFFLENSSYFDAPITLLYTRTIGNPEFGARATGKIHHTNIGFLSIDDRDPGIFVAQDDPLFHKRAVTVAARVSQDLGRQSSVGAMYVQRTLDGHANRVGGVDFRWQINHHWTVSGMAVASSTHQQDGTYSAGPAERLQVMRIGHSFFFQSNYRDFSQGFETDSGFVSVPQVRQSNTQANYQWYPTAPWAKRLGLQSYGIETNLRVAFNRSGQRLFRYTNDDVFIALAHNTVFAPIFDGNSDTLGPNDFSALTRRTNFAENKIGFVFRSAPKPQFSVNLQAFHGATVNYNPVGTAAPTLLTDDTVNATLTLQPISPLTVDNIYLLDRADDAHTHVHTYESQTFRTKINYQFTRSFSLRAIVEYDSVARNPLVSSLERTKQVGTQVLFTWLPHPGTAIYAGYNSDLQNLDRSLCTRLSTGSCDTNQAILPRASQYLNDGREFFVKASYLLRF; from the coding sequence ATGAATCTGTTCCCCCATACCTCAGCTCGCCCCGTTTTTCCTTACGCAACACTCCTCGCAGCCATCGGTCTACTGATGTGCGCGCCGGTGCGCGTTCACGCGCAGGATTCCGCGAATTCCCAAAGCGGTGTGAGGGCCAGCCGCACGCCTGCCTCCCCACGGGAAGTCCACGGAGCGAACCTGCGGGCCACAGTGCCGAAGCTTGATCGCGATGTCACACTGGATGATTTTGACGGCATGAACCCCTCTGCCTGGGTACGCGCCCACATGGCACCGGTTGAAGGATTTGTTCAGAACTCCCCGATCGATAACGCTCCGCCGAGTGAGCGAACGAACGTTTGGCTGGGGCGAACCGCGACAACCTTCTTTGCAGTCTTCGTCTGTTACGACCACCACCCGGAAACTATCCGTGGCCACCTTGCGCGTCGCGAGAATATCGAAGCGGACGACTCGGTCGGCATCCTGCTGGACCCTCTTCAGGATCGCCGCCGCGGTGTGCTCTTCCAGGTGAATCCTGCAGGTGTGCAGGAGGATTCCAACTGGGTCGATCCGGGCAACAGCGACAACAGCTACGACCAGGTGTGGAACAGCGATGCGCGCCGAACATCCCAGGGATGGATCGCAATGATGGCGATTCCCTTCCGCAGCATTCGTTCGCGTGCCGACGCACCGGAGTGGGGCGTGGTGCTGCGCCGCGACCTGCCTCGCAACAGCGAGACAGACTACTGGCCGCGCGTCACACAATCCATCAGCGGCACGCTCAGCCAGGAAGGTACGCTGCTGGGCATGCAGGGTGCGTCGTCCCACAACATTCAGCTGAACCCGTACGGCATTGCTCACCGCATCAAGCAACTGAATAACGACGACCCGAATAATCCATTCTTCAGTAATCGCAACCTCGGCGGCACTGCCGGCGGAGATATCAAGGCGGTCGTGAAGGACACCATCGTCCTGGATGGAACGATCAATCCTGACTTCAGCCAGATTGAGAGCGATCAGCCGCAATTTCGCGTGAATCAGCGCTTTGCCCTGTACTACCCGGAACTTCGCCCTTTCTTCCTCGAGAACAGCAGCTATTTCGACGCGCCGATCACGCTGCTGTACACACGCACCATCGGTAATCCGGAGTTTGGAGCGCGCGCCACCGGCAAGATTCACCACACCAACATCGGCTTCCTGTCGATCGATGACCGCGATCCCGGCATCTTCGTCGCACAGGACGATCCTCTGTTTCACAAGCGCGCGGTCACGGTTGCAGCGCGGGTCTCGCAGGATCTGGGCAGACAGTCCAGCGTAGGCGCCATGTACGTGCAGCGGACGCTGGACGGACACGCAAACCGTGTGGGCGGCGTGGACTTTCGCTGGCAGATCAACCATCACTGGACGGTTAGCGGCATGGCCGTGGCCAGCAGCACGCACCAGCAGGATGGCACCTACTCGGCTGGACCGGCAGAGCGACTGCAGGTGATGCGCATCGGGCACAGCTTCTTCTTCCAATCGAACTATCGTGACTTCAGCCAGGGCTTCGAGACAGACTCGGGGTTCGTCTCAGTCCCGCAGGTGCGCCAGTCGAATACACAGGCCAACTACCAGTGGTACCCCACCGCTCCATGGGCGAAGCGCCTTGGCCTGCAGTCCTACGGCATCGAAACGAATCTGCGCGTAGCCTTCAACCGCAGCGGTCAGCGACTCTTCCGGTATACGAATGACGACGTCTTCATCGCGCTGGCTCACAATACGGTCTTCGCGCCGATCTTCGACGGCAACAGTGACACACTGGGGCCGAACGACTTCTCTGCGCTGACGCGCCGTACCAATTTTGCGGAGAACAAGATCGGGTTTGTCTTCCGCTCCGCACCGAAGCCGCAGTTCTCCGTGAATCTACAGGCTTTCCATGGTGCGACTGTGAACTACAACCCCGTCGGGACGGCAGCGCCGACGCTACTGACGGATGACACCGTCAATGCAACGTTGACCCTGCAGCCCATCAGCCCGTTGACCGTCGACAACATCTACCTGCTGGACCGCGCGGACGATGCGCATACGCACGTACACACCTACGAAAGCCAAACCTTCCGCACGAAGATCAACTACCAGTTCACGCGGTCGTTCAGCCTGCGCGCCATCGTGGAGTACGACTCCGTGGCCCGCAATCCACTGGTCAGTTCTCTGGAACGCACCAAGCAGGTTGGTACGCAGGTGCTGTTCACCTGGCTGCCGCATCCCGGCACAGCGATCTATGCCGGCTACAACAGCGATCTGCAGAACCTGGACCGGTCGCTCTGCACGCGACTGTCCACAGGCAGCTGTGACACCAACCAGGCGATCCTGCCGCGCGCCTCGCAATATCTGAACGATGGGCGAGAGTTCTTCGTGAAGGCAAGCTACCTGCTGCGGTTTTGA
- a CDS encoding glycoside hydrolase family 28 protein — translation MKSVVLFAALSAVAFSLPAAAQTVCDPHTFGAKADGKTKDTAAIQKAIDTCAPKHGTVILRGGTFVSAPLTLRSDLTLEIDKGATLQGSRDLDDYPLREDAKWRRVALLHADHVSNLRITGGKTEGGVIDGSGEVFWELAHMHRVPNDTSGSGGFPRPMLLDITESQHLTFDHITVQNSPMYNFTFFFCDGIKIDHAIIRNPAKGAPNTDGIDPFSSKNIEISHVDIDTGDDDIALKSGLVERDPKIGPVEHVYIHDSIFRHGHGLSVGSELAGGISDVRVENVVMEGTEAGVRIKSNRTRGNDIHDLHYKNIKMTDVGQPIQITEYYPKAPAAGTDTAKPMDAHTPRFHDISLENITATGAKDAIIIGIPEYPVKNLMLTDINISGEKGLQIRNAEVTMHNVVIKPTSGEAMVKEEGTKIIIK, via the coding sequence ATGAAGTCTGTTGTTCTTTTCGCCGCGCTTTCCGCCGTTGCCTTCAGTCTTCCAGCCGCAGCGCAGACCGTCTGTGACCCGCATACGTTTGGCGCAAAGGCGGACGGCAAGACCAAGGACACCGCTGCCATCCAGAAGGCGATCGATACCTGCGCCCCGAAGCATGGAACGGTGATTCTCAGGGGCGGCACGTTCGTCTCCGCTCCCTTGACCTTGCGCAGCGATCTGACGCTGGAGATTGATAAGGGCGCAACGCTGCAGGGATCGCGCGACCTCGACGACTACCCACTGCGCGAGGATGCCAAGTGGCGTCGCGTGGCCCTGCTGCATGCGGACCACGTGAGCAACCTGCGCATCACCGGTGGGAAGACGGAGGGCGGCGTCATCGATGGTTCGGGCGAGGTCTTCTGGGAGTTGGCGCACATGCACCGCGTGCCGAATGACACCAGCGGTTCGGGCGGTTTTCCACGGCCCATGCTGCTGGACATTACGGAGTCGCAGCATCTGACCTTCGACCACATCACGGTGCAGAACTCGCCGATGTACAACTTCACGTTCTTCTTCTGCGATGGCATCAAGATCGACCACGCGATCATTCGCAACCCGGCGAAGGGCGCTCCGAATACGGATGGCATCGATCCATTCTCGTCGAAGAACATCGAGATCTCGCACGTGGATATCGACACGGGAGACGATGACATCGCGCTGAAGAGCGGCCTGGTGGAGCGTGACCCGAAGATCGGGCCGGTAGAGCATGTCTACATTCACGACAGCATCTTCCGCCACGGGCACGGCCTTTCGGTAGGCAGCGAACTCGCGGGCGGCATCAGCGATGTGCGCGTGGAGAACGTTGTGATGGAAGGCACGGAGGCGGGCGTGCGCATCAAGAGCAATCGCACCCGCGGCAACGACATTCATGACCTGCACTACAAGAACATCAAGATGACGGATGTGGGCCAGCCCATCCAGATCACCGAATACTACCCGAAGGCTCCCGCAGCAGGCACGGACACGGCGAAGCCCATGGACGCACACACGCCGCGCTTCCACGACATCTCGCTTGAGAACATTACGGCGACCGGGGCGAAGGATGCCATCATCATCGGCATTCCGGAGTACCCGGTGAAGAACCTGATGCTGACGGACATTAACATCTCGGGCGAAAAGGGTCTGCAGATTCGCAATGCGGAGGTGACGATGCACAACGTTGTCATCAAGCCGACGAGCGGCGAAGCGATGGTGAAGGAAGAGGGCACGAAGATCATCATCAAGTAA